In Halobaculum rubrum, the following are encoded in one genomic region:
- a CDS encoding NEW3 domain-containing protein → MRDRDPPHGGSTRWLYAAIVALTVVAVATTGPVAAQSDGGLGLSLDPVRDTVEPGETVQIGVTVENAGDDVAPGTVLALDPLPDGWVLESWSGTDAAFRNSTNEWLWTTVDSGETLKFTVVVGVPSDAAGDGTVSGTLTDGTDRQTSASTTIRVNAGTATATPSGPASTSTAAGDGGDGDDDVQRRIRTLRTAVETPGFGPIHAALGVLLAAAMVAIRRDRR, encoded by the coding sequence ATGCGTGACCGAGACCCGCCTCACGGCGGCAGCACACGGTGGCTGTACGCGGCGATCGTCGCGCTGACGGTCGTTGCTGTGGCGACGACCGGACCGGTCGCGGCCCAATCGGACGGGGGGCTCGGGCTCTCGCTCGATCCCGTCCGCGACACCGTCGAGCCGGGCGAGACGGTGCAGATCGGCGTGACAGTCGAGAACGCCGGCGACGATGTCGCGCCCGGAACGGTGTTGGCGTTGGACCCGCTGCCCGACGGCTGGGTGCTCGAGTCGTGGTCCGGGACCGACGCCGCGTTCCGTAACTCGACGAACGAGTGGCTCTGGACGACAGTCGACTCCGGGGAAACCCTGAAGTTCACCGTGGTGGTGGGGGTGCCGTCCGACGCCGCGGGCGACGGAACGGTGTCGGGGACCCTGACCGACGGGACGGACCGACAGACGTCCGCGAGCACGACGATCCGAGTGAACGCGGGCACTGCGACCGCCACACCGAGCGGCCCCGCGTCGACGTCAACCGCCGCCGGCGACGGCGGCGACGGCGACGACGACGTGCAGCGCCGGATCCGCACACTTCGCACCGCCGTCGAGACGCCCGGGTTCGGCCCGATACACGCCGCGTTGGGCGTCCTGCTGGCCGCAGCGATGGTGGCGATTCGTCGGGACCGAAGGTGA
- a CDS encoding phosphotransacetylase family protein has translation MNPLLVTSTAESTGKTAVTLALARIAAERGREVGYMKPKGTRLQSVVGKTLDEDPMLARELLGTDAEMHEMEPIVYSPTFIEGAIRGRENPDELRERIAEAYDGLAADADTMFVEGGGNVRTGGVVDLTDPEVAEILDAEVLLVAEYGSPGDVDDLLAAVDDVGDRLAGVLFNRIDDAVYDDVDQDVIPFLTSRGVETLGALPRSPELAGVTVSALADELGAEVLVEGDGDALVQRFSVGAMGAEEALRHFRRARDAAVITGGDRSDIATAAVEANSVRCLVLTGGHRPSGSVLGKAKEAGLPVLSVASDTLTTVDRAEDVIRSGRTRDERTVEVMRDLLETHADVDALLGPGGD, from the coding sequence ATGAACCCGTTACTCGTCACATCGACCGCCGAAAGCACCGGCAAGACGGCCGTCACGCTCGCGCTCGCGCGCATCGCCGCCGAGCGCGGACGCGAGGTCGGCTACATGAAACCGAAGGGTACGCGCCTCCAGAGCGTCGTCGGCAAGACGCTCGACGAGGACCCGATGCTCGCTCGGGAGCTGCTCGGCACCGACGCCGAGATGCACGAGATGGAACCCATCGTCTACTCGCCAACCTTCATCGAAGGGGCCATCCGCGGCCGCGAGAACCCCGACGAGCTCCGCGAGCGTATCGCGGAGGCGTACGACGGGCTCGCAGCGGACGCCGACACCATGTTCGTCGAGGGCGGCGGAAACGTCCGCACCGGCGGGGTCGTCGACCTCACCGATCCCGAGGTGGCCGAGATCCTCGACGCTGAGGTCCTGCTGGTGGCCGAGTACGGATCGCCGGGAGACGTGGACGACCTGCTCGCGGCCGTCGACGACGTGGGCGACCGCCTCGCCGGCGTCCTGTTCAACCGCATCGACGACGCTGTGTACGACGACGTCGACCAGGACGTGATCCCGTTTCTCACGAGCCGGGGTGTCGAGACGCTCGGCGCCCTCCCGCGAAGCCCGGAACTGGCCGGCGTGACCGTGTCGGCGCTGGCGGACGAGCTCGGCGCGGAGGTGCTCGTCGAGGGCGACGGCGACGCGCTCGTCCAGCGGTTCTCCGTGGGCGCGATGGGCGCAGAGGAGGCGCTTCGCCACTTCCGGCGCGCCCGCGACGCCGCGGTCATCACCGGCGGCGACCGCTCGGACATCGCCACGGCGGCCGTCGAGGCCAACAGCGTGCGCTGTCTCGTCCTCACCGGCGGTCACCGGCCGTCCGGCTCCGTGCTCGGCAAGGCGAAGGAGGCCGGCCTTCCGGTGCTGTCGGTGGCCTCGGACACGCTCACGACCGTCGACCGTGCGGAGGACGTGATCCGCAGCGGCCGGACGCGAGACGAGCGGACGGTCGAGGTGATGCGCGACCTACTGGAGACACATGCGGACGTGGACGCGCTGCTCGGCCCGGGTGGTGACTGA
- a CDS encoding phytoene/squalene synthase family protein, with translation MVSQQQIERSKAVQRRTGQTFHVATRFLPERARYPTYVLYAFFRTADDIVDDEDPAPPDEQRRRLERMRAAALGEREADDPVVEAFADLRARHDIPREEVETFIRSMLMDIDKSRYRTREELSTYLRGSSAAVGHMMLELMDPPEKETARPHAGALGEAFQLTNFIRDVREDVLEYDRVYLPAETLEANGVGHEDVAALEFSDGVADAVREELARAERLYYYGVDGIQYLPEDCQFPVLAAAVMYADQHRLVRDLGYDVVSTRPTLTMRRRLSLIARARLRWQFSDDPRSVFDRVTDLEAPDGGGGTDDRRSHSEYANDVSVRSG, from the coding sequence ATGGTCTCACAACAGCAGATCGAACGGAGCAAGGCAGTTCAGCGACGGACGGGACAGACCTTCCACGTCGCGACGAGGTTCCTCCCCGAACGCGCGCGGTATCCGACGTACGTCCTCTACGCGTTCTTCAGGACGGCCGACGATATCGTCGACGACGAGGATCCCGCCCCGCCGGACGAACAGCGACGGCGCCTCGAGCGGATGCGCGCGGCGGCCCTCGGCGAGCGCGAGGCCGACGATCCGGTCGTCGAGGCCTTCGCGGACCTCAGGGCCCGTCACGACATCCCACGGGAAGAGGTCGAGACGTTCATCCGGTCGATGTTGATGGACATCGACAAGAGCCGGTACCGGACCCGCGAGGAACTGTCGACGTACCTTCGCGGGTCCTCCGCGGCGGTCGGCCACATGATGCTGGAGCTGATGGATCCTCCCGAAAAGGAGACGGCGCGTCCGCACGCGGGGGCGCTGGGGGAAGCGTTCCAGCTCACGAACTTCATTCGGGACGTCCGCGAGGACGTCCTCGAGTACGACCGGGTGTACCTGCCGGCGGAGACGCTCGAAGCGAACGGGGTCGGTCACGAGGACGTCGCCGCACTGGAGTTCTCGGACGGCGTCGCCGACGCGGTACGCGAGGAACTGGCGCGGGCCGAACGGCTCTACTACTACGGCGTCGACGGGATCCAATATCTTCCCGAGGACTGCCAGTTCCCCGTGCTGGCGGCCGCAGTGATGTACGCGGACCAACACCGACTCGTTCGCGATCTCGGCTACGACGTGGTCTCGACGCGTCCCACGTTGACGATGCGGCGACGGCTCAGCCTGATCGCACGGGCCCGGCTCCGCTGGCAATTCAGCGACGATCCGCGCTCGGTGTTCGACCGGGTGACGGACCTCGAGGCACCCGACGGCGGCGGCGGTACCGACGACCGTCGGTCCCACTCGGAGTATGCGAACGATGTCTCGGTGCGCTCGGGGTGA
- a CDS encoding acetate--CoA ligase family protein, whose product MSGDHEPTDASFDGEDAALDGGAALSGLFAPARVAVVGATDREGSVGRAVTENLLAEFDGEVVPVNPSREEVLGLSCVGSVADADADMAVVAVPPGAVIDVVRECGESGVRNVVVLTAGFGETGAEGADREQQLRSVATEYGIDLVGPNSLGVMSSPRGLNATFGPDAPPAGGVSFMSQSGAFVTAVVDWAKGEGIGFKDVVSLGNKAVLDETDFVRAWGDDPDTDVVVGYLESIDDGRAFVDAARETTDDTPVAVVKSGRTDAGAQAASSHTGAIAGSDRAYEAGLDAAGVLRAESVQELFDAARALAGGDVPESDGVAVVTNAGGPGVMATDAVGDAERLRLASFGEETVDRLGEALPDEANVYNPVDVIGDASVDRFREALDVALQDPDVGSVVVITAPTATLDFGELGEMIADAADEHGVPMAACLMGGQRLADAGDVLRDRGVPSYFDPARAVGGLESLTEYREVRGRSYPEPEPIDADRERVREILSSVRDRSDNRLGVEAMEIFDAYGIPTPDGAVVDDPAEAERVAEGIGEEVVMKIVSPDILHKSDIGGVKVGVPVGEVADAYEDLVSRARNYQPDATILGVQVQEMIDLDEGVETIVGSHTDPQFGPLVMFGLGGVFVEIMEDTTFRLAPVGRGEAVEMTEEIDAAPLLRGARGREAVDIDAVVDAVRRVSQLVADFPSIVELDVNPLVATPDGVRAVDLRLTVDPEELETQS is encoded by the coding sequence ATGAGCGGTGACCACGAGCCGACTGACGCGTCCTTCGACGGCGAGGATGCGGCGCTCGACGGCGGCGCGGCGCTTTCGGGGCTGTTCGCACCCGCGCGCGTCGCCGTCGTCGGCGCTACCGATCGCGAGGGGTCGGTCGGGCGGGCGGTGACGGAGAACCTCCTGGCCGAGTTCGACGGCGAGGTCGTGCCGGTGAACCCGAGCCGCGAGGAGGTGTTGGGCCTGTCGTGTGTCGGGTCGGTCGCGGACGCCGACGCGGACATGGCGGTCGTCGCGGTCCCGCCTGGGGCCGTCATCGACGTGGTCCGCGAGTGCGGCGAGTCCGGCGTCCGGAACGTCGTCGTCCTCACGGCCGGCTTCGGCGAGACTGGCGCCGAGGGCGCCGATCGCGAGCAGCAGCTCCGGTCGGTCGCCACCGAGTACGGGATCGACCTCGTCGGACCGAACAGCCTCGGCGTGATGTCGAGCCCGCGCGGGCTCAACGCCACGTTCGGTCCCGACGCGCCGCCCGCGGGCGGCGTCTCGTTCATGAGCCAGTCGGGGGCGTTCGTCACGGCCGTCGTCGACTGGGCGAAAGGCGAGGGGATCGGCTTCAAGGACGTCGTCTCGCTGGGCAACAAGGCAGTCCTCGACGAGACGGACTTCGTCCGCGCGTGGGGCGACGACCCCGACACGGACGTGGTCGTCGGCTACCTCGAGAGCATCGACGACGGTCGTGCGTTCGTCGACGCCGCCCGCGAGACGACCGACGACACGCCCGTCGCGGTCGTCAAGTCGGGGCGCACCGACGCCGGCGCACAGGCGGCCTCCAGCCACACGGGCGCCATCGCCGGCTCGGACAGAGCCTACGAGGCCGGGCTCGACGCCGCGGGGGTGTTGCGTGCGGAGTCCGTCCAGGAGCTGTTCGACGCCGCCCGCGCGCTCGCCGGCGGCGACGTGCCCGAGTCCGACGGCGTCGCCGTCGTGACGAACGCCGGCGGCCCGGGCGTGATGGCGACGGACGCGGTCGGCGACGCCGAGCGCCTTCGGCTGGCGAGCTTCGGCGAGGAGACGGTCGACCGCCTCGGCGAGGCACTCCCCGACGAGGCGAACGTGTACAACCCCGTCGACGTGATCGGCGACGCGAGCGTCGACCGATTCCGGGAGGCGCTCGACGTCGCGCTGCAGGACCCGGACGTGGGCTCGGTCGTCGTGATCACCGCGCCGACCGCGACGCTGGACTTCGGAGAGTTGGGCGAAATGATCGCCGACGCCGCCGACGAGCACGGCGTTCCGATGGCCGCCTGCCTGATGGGCGGGCAGCGACTCGCCGACGCCGGCGACGTGCTGCGCGATCGGGGGGTCCCGTCGTACTTCGACCCGGCGCGCGCGGTCGGCGGCCTGGAGTCGCTGACGGAGTACCGCGAGGTACGCGGGCGGTCGTACCCCGAGCCCGAGCCGATCGATGCCGACCGAGAGCGGGTCCGCGAGATCCTCTCGTCGGTGCGCGATCGGTCGGACAACCGCCTCGGCGTCGAGGCGATGGAGATCTTCGACGCCTACGGCATCCCGACGCCCGACGGCGCGGTGGTCGACGACCCCGCGGAGGCCGAGCGGGTCGCCGAGGGGATCGGCGAGGAGGTCGTGATGAAGATCGTCTCGCCGGACATCCTCCATAAGTCCGACATCGGCGGCGTCAAGGTCGGCGTCCCGGTCGGCGAGGTCGCCGACGCGTACGAGGATCTGGTCTCGCGGGCGCGCAACTACCAGCCCGACGCGACGATCCTCGGCGTCCAGGTCCAGGAGATGATCGACCTCGATGAGGGCGTCGAGACGATCGTCGGCAGTCACACGGACCCGCAGTTCGGTCCGTTGGTCATGTTCGGGCTGGGCGGCGTGTTCGTCGAGATCATGGAGGACACCACCTTCCGACTCGCGCCGGTCGGGCGCGGCGAGGCCGTCGAGATGACCGAGGAGATCGACGCCGCGCCCCTGTTGCGGGGCGCCCGTGGGCGCGAGGCGGTCGACATCGACGCGGTCGTCGACGCCGTCAGGCGCGTCTCGCAGTTGGTCGCCGACTTCCCGAGCATCGTGGAACTGGACGTGAACCCACTGGTCGCGACGCCCGACGGGGTCCGGGCCGTCGACCTGCGACTCACCGTCGACCCCGAGGAGCTGGAGACTCAGTCATGA
- a CDS encoding AAA family ATPase: protein MTVRLRLTDPDRELTIAADRVRFAPATRERIGVDVGDPVCVEAAESTVAAVGEDCAVLPEDAVLAGAAVERNAGADAGTPVTVEAAAAPAARTVSVAAESSSLDGDTAALSRALSGRYVTAGDSVEAHLFGGSVVVSMAVVDLDPAGPVEVTPETEISTRGDALDAAPRAAESAPSLSPIGGLTDERATLRRLVVGPLTDPEAYAGTGVRTPAGVLVHGPAGTGKTSLVRAVAADADLPLEEVPPEDCKRRESLAAALRAAAADAPAIVFIEDLAAAAPTPDSDGTRASPSAVGWLLDRVCDREDLVVVGEATHPEDVDPGLRRGGRFDAELRVGVPDRADRAEILRVHAAGSRLASDVDLDAVADRTHGYTGADLEAVLVDAATRAAHDHDRGRVTVRQGDVEAALDAVKPATLREVTVDRPEIEYGDIGGLDAAKRAVIRTVEWPLRYPELFDHLAVDAPTGILLSGPPGTGKTMLAKAVATSTSANFLAVDGPELMNRYVGESERGVREVFERARQIAPSVVFLDELDALAPARGRTDTGAAERVVSQLLTELDGLSSRGSVVVLAATNRPDSIDPALLRPGRIETRVTVPRPDRDERGAILSVHLEDVPTRGVDPDALAAETAGYTGSELAGVVREAALLAAEGHLRDRGFEIGDVDDVLIEQTHLRDALDRVEPSVDVDRP from the coding sequence ATGACGGTTCGACTCAGGCTCACAGACCCCGACCGAGAACTGACGATCGCGGCCGACCGCGTCCGGTTCGCGCCGGCGACTCGGGAGCGCATCGGCGTCGACGTCGGCGACCCGGTGTGCGTCGAGGCGGCCGAATCGACCGTCGCGGCGGTCGGAGAAGACTGTGCAGTGCTCCCGGAGGACGCCGTCCTCGCCGGGGCAGCCGTCGAGCGCAACGCCGGCGCCGACGCCGGAACGCCCGTCACGGTCGAAGCCGCGGCGGCCCCCGCGGCGCGGACAGTGTCCGTCGCCGCGGAGTCGTCGTCGCTCGACGGCGACACGGCCGCCCTCTCTCGCGCCCTGTCCGGGCGCTACGTGACTGCGGGAGACAGCGTCGAGGCACACCTCTTCGGTGGGAGCGTGGTGGTGTCGATGGCCGTCGTCGATCTCGACCCCGCCGGGCCGGTGGAAGTGACACCCGAGACCGAGATATCGACACGAGGCGACGCCCTCGACGCTGCCCCCCGGGCCGCGGAATCCGCCCCATCGCTGTCCCCGATCGGGGGACTTACCGACGAGCGAGCGACGCTACGACGCCTTGTCGTCGGCCCCCTCACCGATCCCGAAGCGTACGCCGGCACCGGCGTGCGAACGCCGGCTGGCGTGCTCGTGCATGGGCCGGCGGGAACGGGAAAGACGTCGCTCGTCCGGGCCGTTGCCGCCGACGCCGATCTGCCGCTCGAGGAGGTACCTCCCGAGGACTGCAAGCGTCGCGAATCGCTCGCGGCTGCGTTACGGGCAGCAGCCGCCGACGCGCCGGCGATCGTCTTCATCGAGGACCTCGCGGCGGCCGCACCAACCCCCGACAGCGATGGAACGCGGGCGTCGCCATCGGCGGTCGGATGGCTTCTCGACCGCGTGTGCGACCGCGAGGACCTCGTGGTCGTGGGGGAGGCCACCCATCCCGAGGACGTCGACCCCGGGCTCAGGCGAGGGGGTCGATTCGACGCCGAACTCCGGGTCGGCGTGCCCGACCGGGCGGACCGCGCCGAGATACTTCGCGTTCACGCCGCCGGCTCGCGACTCGCGAGCGACGTGGACCTCGACGCTGTCGCGGATCGAACCCACGGGTACACCGGCGCCGACCTGGAAGCAGTCCTCGTCGACGCCGCGACTCGGGCGGCTCACGATCACGACCGCGGCCGAGTAACCGTTCGCCAAGGCGATGTCGAGGCGGCTCTCGACGCCGTGAAACCGGCGACGCTCCGGGAGGTGACGGTCGATCGGCCGGAGATCGAGTACGGCGACATCGGCGGCCTCGATGCGGCGAAACGGGCGGTGATCCGGACGGTCGAGTGGCCCCTTCGATACCCCGAACTGTTCGATCACCTCGCCGTCGACGCGCCGACGGGGATCCTGCTCTCGGGCCCGCCGGGAACCGGCAAGACGATGCTCGCGAAGGCCGTGGCGACCTCGACGTCGGCGAACTTCCTCGCGGTCGACGGGCCGGAGCTGATGAACCGCTACGTCGGCGAGAGCGAACGCGGAGTTCGAGAGGTGTTCGAGCGCGCGAGACAGATCGCACCCTCGGTCGTCTTCCTCGATGAGCTGGACGCGCTGGCGCCCGCGCGGGGCCGGACGGACACGGGCGCCGCGGAGCGGGTCGTATCGCAACTGCTCACCGAACTCGACGGGCTGTCATCCCGCGGATCGGTCGTGGTCCTGGCGGCGACGAACCGGCCGGATTCGATCGACCCGGCGCTGTTGCGACCCGGACGGATCGAAACGCGCGTGACGGTCCCGCGTCCGGACCGCGACGAACGCGGGGCGATCCTCTCCGTTCACCTCGAGGACGTCCCGACCCGAGGCGTCGACCCCGACGCTCTCGCCGCCGAGACGGCGGGTTACACGGGAAGCGAGTTGGCCGGGGTCGTCCGCGAGGCCGCCCTGCTTGCCGCGGAGGGTCACCTCCGCGACCGCGGGTTCGAGATCGGTGACGTCGACGACGTCCTCATCGAACAGACTCATCTCCGCGACGCACTCGACAGGGTAGAGCCGTCCGTCGACGTCGATCGGCCGTGA
- a CDS encoding endonuclease III domain-containing protein produces MSSQDATWDEAAVRDLHADLIDLYGAVGAGDAHGADSDPDPGDGVRQLLTTILSQNVADANTERAAETLFSTYDDFGAIESAPTDELAEAIRVAGLADTKAARIQRALAATREETGGAYSLAFLDAMPTDEAKAWLTDIKGVGPKTASVVLNFHFGKPTMAVDTHVERVSKRFGLVPESASNARAHDVLDATIPDGLTYPMHVLLIDHGRTHCAARSADCDNPVCDRYCDCEWC; encoded by the coding sequence ATGTCCAGTCAGGACGCGACCTGGGACGAGGCGGCCGTTCGTGACCTCCACGCGGACCTCATCGACCTGTACGGCGCCGTCGGCGCCGGCGACGCCCACGGCGCCGACAGCGACCCCGACCCGGGCGACGGGGTCCGACAGTTGCTCACGACGATCCTCTCGCAGAACGTCGCCGACGCCAACACGGAGCGTGCCGCGGAGACCCTCTTCTCGACGTACGACGACTTCGGCGCCATCGAGTCGGCCCCGACCGACGAACTCGCGGAGGCGATCCGCGTCGCCGGCCTCGCGGACACGAAGGCCGCGCGGATCCAGCGCGCGCTCGCGGCGACCCGCGAGGAGACGGGCGGCGCGTACTCGCTGGCGTTTCTCGACGCGATGCCGACCGACGAGGCGAAGGCGTGGCTCACCGACATCAAGGGGGTCGGACCCAAGACGGCGAGCGTCGTCCTCAACTTCCACTTCGGCAAGCCGACGATGGCCGTCGACACGCACGTCGAGCGCGTCTCGAAGCGGTTCGGCCTCGTCCCCGAGTCGGCGTCGAACGCCCGCGCGCACGACGTGCTCGACGCGACGATCCCCGACGGCCTCACCTACCCGATGCACGTCCTGCTCATCGACCACGGACGAACCCACTGTGCGGCTCGGAGCGCGGACTGCGACAACCCGGTGTGTGACCGCTACTGCGACTGCGAGTGGTGTTGA
- a CDS encoding SRPBCC family protein translates to MFTVETQIEIDSQPEGVFSFLDDPRNHVKITPGLINVSSVEALPNGGKRAEYRYKLAGVTLVGSVEDIERSPPGCLTQALSGAIDGTITYDLDGTETGTLLRYEAEYDIPGTVIDTVLAPVASAYNRREAEATLENLKTFLEN, encoded by the coding sequence ATGTTCACCGTCGAAACACAGATCGAGATCGACTCACAGCCGGAGGGGGTGTTTTCGTTTCTGGACGATCCGCGCAACCACGTGAAGATAACGCCTGGACTGATCAACGTGAGCAGCGTCGAAGCCCTCCCGAACGGCGGCAAACGCGCCGAGTACCGATACAAACTCGCGGGCGTGACGCTCGTCGGGAGCGTCGAGGACATCGAACGGTCCCCGCCGGGTTGCCTGACTCAAGCGCTATCCGGCGCCATCGACGGGACGATCACCTACGACTTGGACGGAACGGAAACCGGAACGCTGCTTCGCTACGAGGCGGAGTACGACATCCCCGGAACGGTCATCGACACCGTGCTCGCACCCGTCGCGTCAGCGTACAACCGGCGCGAGGCCGAAGCGACCCTCGAGAACCTGAAGACGTTCCTCGAGAACTGA
- a CDS encoding bacterio-opsin activator domain-containing protein — MTRSDTRKTRSDTRQNGHDERTDEASVAVLFAGDDLADGPTVADLSGEERFDVTRSGDFIEAADTVDEHTVDCVVTTVSEDGFDGIAFLESVRQEHTELPVVVVAESIDGELARRAVDADATALVPTNEPDAVEAVVDSVDSNVTTYDREAGTRMPISDLTVKAERRLKERALDEAPIGITISDATDPEEPMIYMNDSFEEITGYPPDEVIGANHRFLQGPETDPEKVAEVSEAIKEKQGIQTVLRNYTRDGSEFWNQISISPILDEHGDISHFVGFQMDVTERKQAQQELVAERESLDRVLDRVNGLVSDVTSALVRAESRDEVEQLITERLGTGGEYTAAWLGRYDETAGRVDITEQAGARTVETEMVDLDDDGDGVRTLRETIDRQAVHRLDDASDLLGVAGGGTCVLVPLTYRSTTYGVVGVLDEGNLLDSRERVVLESLGRSVGVSINDVLTKRTITTDTVLNIGVELSDDDLFLPDLAAELGARFDHEATIADEHGSEVVTVVSTDFDDTEALAEQAMRHEDVVSVEPLVETDDETVVQFRLSSSPLVEVLSEAGSRVTKLHADSRTLEVEFRVGTEQAARRVLDALRAEYDRVELVAYHEDEPQQTANGFREELRSQLTDRQLTALRKAHVSGYFEWPRRAEGKQLAESMDIVPSTYHQHLQAAKRKLVDAFFER; from the coding sequence ATGACACGATCCGACACTCGCAAGACACGATCCGACACCCGCCAGAACGGACACGACGAGCGGACCGACGAGGCGTCCGTCGCCGTGCTGTTCGCCGGAGATGACCTCGCGGACGGCCCCACGGTTGCCGATCTCTCGGGGGAAGAACGGTTCGACGTCACGCGGTCGGGAGACTTCATCGAGGCCGCCGACACGGTGGACGAACACACCGTCGACTGCGTCGTCACGACCGTCAGCGAGGACGGCTTCGACGGTATCGCGTTCCTCGAATCCGTCCGCCAAGAGCACACCGAACTCCCCGTGGTAGTCGTCGCCGAATCGATCGACGGCGAGCTCGCACGGCGCGCCGTCGACGCGGACGCGACTGCGCTCGTCCCGACGAACGAACCGGACGCCGTGGAGGCGGTCGTCGACTCCGTGGACTCGAACGTCACGACGTACGACCGGGAGGCGGGGACGCGCATGCCGATCTCCGATCTCACCGTCAAAGCCGAACGACGTCTGAAAGAGCGGGCGCTCGACGAAGCCCCCATCGGCATTACGATATCGGACGCTACCGACCCGGAAGAGCCGATGATCTACATGAACGACTCCTTCGAGGAGATCACGGGGTATCCGCCGGATGAAGTGATCGGCGCCAACCACCGCTTCCTCCAAGGGCCCGAGACAGACCCCGAGAAGGTCGCGGAGGTGTCCGAGGCGATCAAAGAGAAGCAGGGGATCCAGACGGTCTTGCGGAACTACACACGCGACGGAAGCGAGTTCTGGAACCAGATCAGTATCAGTCCCATCCTCGACGAACACGGGGATATCTCTCACTTCGTCGGGTTCCAGATGGACGTCACCGAGCGAAAACAGGCGCAACAAGAGCTGGTGGCCGAGCGGGAGTCACTCGATCGGGTGCTCGACCGGGTGAACGGACTCGTGAGCGACGTCACCTCCGCGTTGGTGCGTGCGGAGAGCCGCGACGAGGTCGAGCAGCTGATCACCGAGCGTCTCGGTACCGGCGGGGAGTACACGGCGGCGTGGCTCGGTCGATACGACGAGACCGCGGGCCGTGTGGACATCACGGAACAGGCGGGCGCGCGGACGGTCGAGACGGAGATGGTCGACCTCGACGACGACGGCGACGGCGTTCGAACCCTCCGCGAGACCATCGATCGACAGGCGGTCCATCGACTCGACGACGCGAGCGATCTGCTCGGCGTCGCGGGCGGTGGAACCTGTGTGCTCGTCCCGTTGACCTATCGGTCGACGACCTACGGCGTCGTCGGGGTGCTCGACGAGGGGAACCTCCTCGACAGTCGCGAACGGGTGGTACTCGAGTCGCTGGGACGCAGCGTCGGCGTGTCGATAAACGACGTGCTGACGAAGCGGACCATTACGACCGACACAGTCCTCAACATCGGGGTAGAGCTGTCGGACGACGACCTCTTCCTCCCCGATCTCGCCGCCGAGCTCGGTGCCCGGTTCGACCACGAGGCGACGATCGCCGACGAACACGGCTCCGAGGTCGTGACCGTCGTCAGTACGGACTTCGACGACACGGAGGCGCTCGCCGAACAGGCGATGCGTCACGAGGACGTCGTCTCCGTCGAGCCGCTCGTCGAGACCGACGACGAGACCGTCGTTCAGTTCCGGCTGTCGAGTTCGCCGCTCGTGGAGGTCCTCTCGGAGGCGGGAAGCCGCGTGACGAAACTGCACGCCGATTCGCGGACGCTCGAAGTCGAGTTTCGCGTCGGAACCGAACAGGCGGCGCGTCGCGTTCTCGACGCGCTCAGAGCGGAGTACGATCGGGTCGAGCTCGTCGCCTACCACGAGGACGAACCGCAACAGACCGCCAACGGGTTCCGGGAGGAGCTCCGGAGCCAGCTCACCGATCGCCAGTTGACCGCGTTGCGAAAGGCACACGTCAGCGGCTACTTCGAGTGGCCACGGCGTGCCGAGGGCAAGCAACTCGCCGAGTCGATGGATATCGTCCCCTCGACGTATCACCAGCACCTCCAAGCGGCGAAGCGCAAGCTCGTCGACGCGTTCTTCGAGAGGTGA